From Streptomyces sp. NBC_01460, a single genomic window includes:
- a CDS encoding ABC transporter permease, translating to MTAPLTPPHQPQPNDPWQAPPSGSHAVPGDRPGADERRTELRQGAVIAAVLTVAGLVLGLLWLWLSPRVPLVSDDTAVFLKNSEGEEAIGADGTFVLLGLAFGLVSGIAVFLFRRRGGIPLVVGLALGGLLGSLLAWGIGTWFGPTSDVVAHAKEVGKGVTFDAPLELHAVGAAMLAWPIAAMIVHLGLTALFGPRDPEPEWDVPYGAPYSAPSDSSGSAGAESAFGPGPVAEDAKGSGEWPERS from the coding sequence GTGACCGCACCGTTGACGCCGCCGCACCAGCCCCAGCCGAACGACCCCTGGCAGGCCCCGCCGTCCGGGTCGCATGCCGTGCCCGGTGACCGGCCGGGCGCCGACGAGCGGCGTACGGAGCTCAGGCAGGGCGCGGTGATCGCCGCGGTCCTGACGGTGGCGGGTCTCGTCCTCGGACTGCTCTGGCTCTGGCTCTCGCCGCGTGTGCCGCTCGTCTCCGACGACACCGCCGTGTTCCTCAAGAACAGCGAGGGCGAGGAGGCCATCGGGGCCGACGGCACCTTCGTGCTCCTGGGACTGGCCTTCGGCCTCGTCTCGGGGATCGCCGTGTTCCTCTTCCGCCGGCGCGGGGGCATCCCCCTGGTGGTGGGGCTCGCCCTGGGCGGGCTGCTCGGCTCCCTGCTGGCCTGGGGGATCGGCACCTGGTTCGGGCCGACGTCCGATGTGGTGGCCCACGCCAAGGAGGTCGGCAAGGGTGTCACCTTCGACGCGCCGCTGGAGCTGCACGCGGTGGGGGCGGCGATGCTCGCCTGGCCCATCGCGGCGATGATCGTCCACCTGGGGCTGACGGCTCTGTTCGGGCCGCGGGACCCCGAGCCGGAGTGGGACGTTCCGTACGGGGCCCCTTACTCGGCTCCGTCCGACTCCTCGGGTTCCGCCGGGGCGGAGTCCGCGTTCGGGCCCGGGCCCGTGGCCGAGGACGCCAAGGGCTCCGGGGAGTGGCCGGAACGGTCGTAG
- a CDS encoding ABC transporter permease produces the protein MTSILPTESAKVSAPKAGTSAVRAGRPARTAPAALAPRAGLLPSLAAVYRAQLSRARVARIPLLFVATFQSVGIMVLMRGVVDGGAEARAVVAGSSVLVVAFVALNLLAQYFGQLRAGGGLDHYATLPVPPAAVVLGAAGAYASFTVPGTIVTAVAGSVLFGLPMTHLWVLVAVVPLSGAALSGLGAALGLLAPRQELATLLGQLGMSAALLLGVLPPERLPGPVGWARDLLPSTYGVEALSRSFDAHPDWAVVALDLGVCAAVGVLSLAVATWAYRRAAVR, from the coding sequence GTGACGAGCATCCTTCCCACGGAGTCCGCGAAGGTGTCCGCGCCGAAGGCCGGGACCTCCGCGGTCCGCGCCGGCCGGCCCGCCCGTACCGCTCCGGCGGCCCTCGCCCCACGGGCCGGGCTGCTGCCGTCGCTGGCGGCCGTGTACCGGGCGCAGCTGTCGCGGGCGAGGGTCGCGCGGATTCCGCTGCTGTTCGTCGCGACCTTCCAGTCCGTCGGGATCATGGTGCTGATGCGCGGTGTGGTCGACGGAGGCGCGGAGGCACGGGCCGTCGTGGCCGGCTCCAGCGTGCTGGTCGTGGCGTTCGTCGCGCTCAACCTGCTCGCCCAGTACTTCGGCCAGCTCCGGGCCGGCGGCGGGCTCGACCACTACGCCACGCTGCCGGTGCCGCCCGCCGCGGTGGTGCTGGGTGCGGCGGGGGCGTACGCCTCCTTCACCGTGCCCGGCACGATCGTCACGGCGGTGGCGGGCAGCGTGCTGTTCGGGCTGCCCATGACCCATCTGTGGGTGCTCGTCGCGGTCGTCCCGCTCTCCGGGGCCGCGCTCTCGGGGCTGGGCGCCGCGCTGGGACTGCTGGCGCCGCGGCAGGAGCTGGCGACGCTGCTCGGGCAGCTGGGCATGTCGGCCGCGCTGCTGCTGGGCGTGCTGCCGCCCGAGCGGCTGCCCGGCCCGGTCGGGTGGGCCCGCGATCTGCTCCCCTCGACGTACGGCGTCGAGGCGCTGTCCCGGTCCTTCGACGCCCACCCCGACTGGGCGGTCGTCGCCCTGGACCTCGGTGTGTGCGCGGCGGTCGGTGTGCTGTCGCTGGCCGTGGCCACCTGGGCGTACCGCCGCGCGGCGGTCCGGTGA
- a CDS encoding ABC transporter ATP-binding protein, which yields MDTAQEQSVCVVRDLVKTYPAVRGRRGRAATPEVRATDGVRIDVRRGEIFGLLGPNGAGKSTLVRQLTGLMRPDSGSVEVLGHDLVRHPERASRLIGYLGQESTALDDLTVSLAAETTGRLRGLPVRAARAARDDVLEELGLTELAGRPLRKLSGGQRRLACFAATLVGERPVLVLDEPTTGMDPVARRSVWSAVDRRRAENGATVLLVTHNVIEAETVLDRVAVMERGKVIACDTPSGLKEKVAGEVRVELVWRERAPLDVPEVAALRASAQESGRKWVLRLGPDEARAAVAAVTGGAAFASLDDFTLATPSLEDVYLALGGDAAKATEGLVKA from the coding sequence ATGGACACGGCACAGGAACAGTCCGTGTGCGTGGTGCGCGATCTGGTCAAGACCTATCCCGCGGTCCGCGGCCGACGCGGCCGGGCCGCGACTCCCGAGGTGCGCGCCACCGACGGGGTCCGCATCGATGTCCGGCGCGGGGAGATCTTCGGGCTCCTCGGCCCCAACGGCGCGGGCAAGTCCACGCTCGTGCGCCAGCTCACCGGACTGATGCGGCCCGACTCCGGGAGCGTCGAGGTGCTGGGGCACGATCTCGTGCGCCATCCCGAGCGGGCCTCCCGGCTCATCGGCTACCTCGGGCAGGAGTCCACCGCTCTCGACGACCTGACCGTGTCACTCGCCGCCGAGACCACAGGGCGGCTCCGGGGACTGCCCGTACGGGCCGCGCGGGCCGCGCGTGACGACGTACTGGAGGAGCTCGGGCTCACCGAGCTCGCCGGGCGCCCGCTGAGGAAGCTCTCCGGCGGACAGCGGCGGCTCGCCTGCTTCGCCGCGACGCTGGTCGGTGAGCGCCCCGTCCTGGTGCTGGACGAGCCGACGACCGGAATGGACCCGGTCGCCCGGCGTTCCGTCTGGTCCGCCGTCGACCGGCGCCGGGCCGAGAACGGCGCGACGGTGCTGCTCGTGACCCACAACGTCATCGAGGCCGAGACGGTCCTCGACCGGGTGGCCGTCATGGAACGCGGCAAGGTCATCGCCTGCGACACCCCCTCCGGGCTCAAGGAGAAGGTGGCAGGCGAGGTCCGGGTCGAGCTGGTGTGGCGCGAACGCGCGCCGCTCGACGTCCCGGAGGTCGCCGCGCTGCGCGCGTCGGCCCAGGAGTCGGGGCGCAAGTGGGTCCTGCGGCTCGGGCCGGACGAGGCACGGGCCGCGGTGGCCGCGGTGACCGGCGGGGCGGCGTTCGCCTCGCTCGACGACTTCACCCTGGCCACACCCAGCCTGGAGGACGTCTACCTGGCGCTCGGCGGGGACGCGGCCAAAGCCACAGAGGGGCTGGTGAAGGCGTGA
- a CDS encoding NYN domain-containing protein: protein MERVDRCVVLVDAGYLLGAAASLLAGEPARSRITVDHAALIQGLRERAEADTEQPLLRIYWFDGAPDRVPQPEHRRLRVMPRVTVRLGALTRSDGRWAQKGVDAAMHAELTELARNRACSDVVLVTGDGDLLPGLMSAKEHGVAVHLWAVQAADGDYNQSEDLVAEADERRVLDRAWITKAVRAKDTGGVCAPPPAPRPEIAAILSAPLPEAALAASAERASEAQAAAARNGTGAGTRTGEDTPGAPPAPGHKGVPTPKDLASLRAPGPQATHHTAHPPAANATLRWSSDRGWVERGGPLGEPAETASLPTLAQLTSAEQRWADREEDITTVGGDPFEVGQVFARRWMERLPETVHLQKLSTMYPRIPHRIDGELLRYAARFGLLAHKDDQIDEHDRYAIRAGFWREIDVRAAAEHAPAAE, encoded by the coding sequence GTGGAACGCGTGGACCGTTGCGTCGTCCTGGTGGACGCCGGCTACCTGCTGGGCGCAGCCGCGAGCCTGCTGGCCGGAGAGCCCGCCCGTTCCCGCATCACGGTGGACCACGCGGCCCTGATCCAGGGCCTGCGCGAGCGCGCCGAGGCCGACACGGAACAGCCCCTGCTGCGCATCTACTGGTTCGACGGCGCCCCCGACCGCGTGCCGCAGCCCGAGCACCGCAGGCTCCGGGTCATGCCCCGGGTGACCGTTCGACTGGGCGCCCTCACGCGCAGTGACGGACGGTGGGCGCAGAAGGGCGTCGACGCGGCCATGCACGCCGAACTCACCGAGCTGGCCAGGAACCGTGCCTGCTCCGACGTGGTGCTCGTGACCGGTGACGGGGATCTGCTGCCCGGGCTGATGTCCGCCAAGGAACACGGGGTCGCCGTCCACCTCTGGGCGGTCCAGGCCGCCGACGGCGACTACAACCAGTCCGAGGACCTGGTCGCCGAGGCCGACGAACGGCGGGTGCTCGACCGGGCCTGGATCACCAAGGCCGTACGGGCCAAGGACACGGGCGGCGTGTGCGCGCCCCCGCCCGCACCGCGCCCGGAGATCGCCGCGATCCTCTCCGCCCCGCTGCCCGAGGCCGCCCTCGCCGCCTCCGCCGAGCGGGCGTCCGAGGCCCAGGCCGCCGCGGCCCGCAACGGCACCGGCGCCGGGACACGGACGGGGGAGGACACCCCGGGCGCCCCACCGGCGCCCGGCCACAAGGGCGTCCCCACCCCCAAGGACCTGGCGAGCCTGCGCGCACCCGGGCCCCAGGCCACGCACCACACGGCACATCCGCCCGCCGCCAACGCGACGCTGCGCTGGTCGTCCGACCGGGGCTGGGTCGAGCGCGGCGGACCGCTCGGCGAACCGGCCGAGACCGCGTCGCTGCCGACCCTGGCGCAGCTCACCAGCGCGGAACAGCGCTGGGCGGACCGGGAGGAGGACATCACCACCGTCGGCGGTGACCCCTTCGAGGTCGGCCAGGTCTTCGCCCGGCGCTGGATGGAACGGCTGCCGGAGACCGTCCACCTGCAGAAGCTGTCCACGATGTACCCCCGCATCCCCCACCGCATCGACGGCGAACTCCTGAGGTACGCCGCCCGCTTCGGACTGCTCGCGCACAAGGACGACCAGATCGACGAGCACGACCGCTATGCCATCCGGGCGGGGTTCTGGCGCGAGATCGACGTACGGGCCGCCGCCGAGCACGCTCCCGCGGCGGAGTGA